A genomic window from Chanodichthys erythropterus isolate Z2021 chromosome 1, ASM2448905v1, whole genome shotgun sequence includes:
- the LOC137002343 gene encoding ovomucoid-like: protein MFARGVIVLLCVLVAVSDGAREPNCKPYSSKICTMIYKPVCGSDGKTYGNECLLCAAIKASNTKILIQKEGKCDRPLQPDCKRYPSNGCPEIYKPVCGSDGKTYGNECELCLAIKASNTKIFIVKQGECDQPRQPNCKPYLSTGCPRIYKPVCGSDGKTYDNECLLCAANKASNTKILIVKEGECDQPRQPDCKPYPSNGCRDIYKPVCGSDGKTYSNECELCIAIMNSGTQIFKVKDGECD from the exons ATGTTTGCACGTGGAGTCATCGTCCTTCTCTGTGTCCTAG TGGCCGTATCTGATGGAGCGAGAGAG CCTAACTGCAAGCCTTACTCGTCTAAAATATGCACAATGATCTATAAACCCGTGTGTGGATCTGATGGAAAAACATACGGCAATGAATGCCTGCTGTGTGCTGCCATCAA ggcttCAAATACTAAAATCTTAATCCAGAAGGAAGGCAAATGTGATCGACCTCTACAG cCTGACTGCAAGCGTTACCCGTCCAACGGATGCCCAGAGATCTATAAACCCGTGTGTGGATCTGATGGAAAAACATACGGCAATGAATGCGAACTGTGTCTTGCCATCAA ggcttCAAATACTAAAATCTTCATCGTGAAGCAAGGCGAATGTGATCAACCTCGACAG CCTAACTGCAAGCCTTACCTGTCCACCGGATGCCCAAGGATCTATAAACCTGTGTGTGGATCTGATGGAAAAACATATGACAATGAATGCTTGCTGTGTGCTGCCAACAA ggcatCAAATACTAAAATCTTAATCGTGAAGGAAGGCGAATGTGATCAACCTCGACAG CCTGACTGCAAGCCTTACCCATCTAACGGATGCCGAGACATCTATAAACCTGTATGTGGATCTGATGGAAAAACATACAGCAATGAATGTGAACTGTGTATTGCCATCAT gaactCAGGAACCCAAATCTTTAAGGTGAAGGATGGCGAATGCGATTAA